The following proteins are encoded in a genomic region of Oligoflexus sp.:
- a CDS encoding alkene reductase encodes MSNILFSPATLGSLKLKNHIVMAPMTRNRASDSVPNELMAEYYRQRAGAGLIITEGTSPSPNGLGYVRIPGLFSQEHVKGWRKVTDAVHAEDGKIFVQLMHTGRVSQLKNMPAGTRVLAPSAIGMKGEIHTDVAQMQPHSEPEAMSEADIQNAIQEYVNSAKLAIDAGFDGVELHGANGYLIDQFINPASNQRTDAWGGTPSKRLEFAVQVAQKVAAAIGSAKVGIRVSPYGVFNEMQHFPEIEAAYAELAQRLSPLKLAYIHIVDHSAMGAPEVGASVKQKIRANFEGALILSGGYDAARAEQDLQEKRAELIAFGRPFISNPDLVEKLKAGRPLRDPDFTTFYTPGAKGYTDYPRG; translated from the coding sequence AGGAATCGTGCTTCCGACTCAGTTCCGAATGAACTGATGGCGGAATATTATCGGCAAAGGGCCGGGGCCGGTCTTATTATCACCGAGGGCACATCCCCTTCGCCCAATGGTCTGGGTTACGTTCGCATTCCGGGTCTCTTTTCCCAGGAGCATGTCAAAGGCTGGCGCAAAGTCACCGATGCTGTGCACGCGGAGGACGGGAAAATTTTCGTGCAGCTGATGCATACCGGACGCGTGTCTCAACTTAAGAACATGCCGGCCGGCACCCGCGTGCTGGCTCCTTCGGCGATTGGCATGAAGGGTGAGATTCATACAGATGTCGCGCAGATGCAGCCTCATTCTGAACCCGAAGCCATGTCCGAAGCCGATATCCAGAATGCGATTCAGGAATATGTGAACTCGGCGAAGCTGGCCATCGACGCCGGCTTCGATGGTGTCGAGCTGCATGGGGCCAACGGTTATCTTATCGATCAGTTCATCAATCCGGCCTCGAATCAAAGAACCGATGCCTGGGGCGGAACGCCGAGCAAGCGCCTTGAATTCGCGGTGCAGGTCGCCCAGAAAGTGGCTGCGGCCATTGGCAGTGCGAAGGTTGGCATCAGGGTGTCACCTTATGGTGTCTTCAACGAGATGCAGCACTTTCCTGAAATCGAAGCAGCCTACGCGGAACTGGCTCAACGTCTTTCGCCTCTGAAACTCGCTTATATCCATATCGTGGATCACAGCGCGATGGGCGCCCCTGAAGTCGGCGCGTCGGTGAAACAAAAAATTCGCGCGAATTTCGAGGGGGCCTTGATTCTTTCCGGCGGCTACGACGCAGCGCGAGCCGAACAGGACCTCCAGGAAAAGCGTGCAGAGCTGATCGCCTTTGGACGTCCCTTCATCAGCAATCCTGATCTCGTCGAGAAATTGAAAGCCGGGCGTCCCTTGCGGGATCCTGATTTCACGACCTTCTATACACCGGGAGCAAAAGGTTACACGGACTACCCTCGCGGCTGA
- a CDS encoding alpha/beta hydrolase → MKPGPSTLRLCILILAALALGIPDRLDAAQTLTLKLSRIPDNTPLHDRIHAAGTFNQWNPADPNAVFQKDADGVLTLTLSVSGPVAFKITRGSWATVERDEDGRDIRNREVVLKGESGTKALHVGSWADSQGVPGSTRSGRVEVLDFSLKGWGTRRIWIYLPPDYARSDKKYSVLYMYDAQNLFDRRSTAFGQEWTVDESLEELYYEENHPGLIVVAVDNSNRRGCEYNVFPDDPHPYCADGSALGQSLNEAIVKELKPFVDQRFRTRPEREQTAIMGSSMGGQMALAMGLTYPETFSRVFALSPSYQNQLHNPLRMPQWIRSLNPAPLFSVYQDIGDAEVIRDIKPETLIANMKAVSEALRNQGFTSEQNEASVIPGAVHNEKAWSARFKDLARRLN, encoded by the coding sequence ATGAAGCCTGGTCCATCCACCCTTCGTCTTTGCATACTGATACTTGCTGCCCTCGCCCTCGGCATCCCGGATCGTCTGGACGCCGCACAAACTCTGACCCTGAAGCTCTCTCGCATCCCGGATAACACCCCGCTCCACGATCGCATCCATGCCGCAGGAACTTTCAATCAGTGGAATCCCGCGGATCCCAACGCCGTCTTTCAAAAAGATGCGGATGGCGTCCTGACCCTGACTCTTTCCGTATCCGGTCCCGTGGCCTTTAAAATCACCCGTGGATCGTGGGCGACGGTGGAGCGTGACGAGGACGGGCGCGATATCCGCAATCGGGAAGTCGTGCTGAAGGGCGAATCGGGAACCAAGGCCCTTCATGTCGGCAGCTGGGCCGATAGCCAGGGAGTGCCCGGCAGCACGCGCAGTGGACGCGTGGAGGTGCTGGATTTTTCCCTAAAGGGTTGGGGAACGCGCAGGATCTGGATCTATCTGCCGCCGGATTATGCACGTTCGGATAAAAAATATTCCGTCCTTTACATGTACGATGCGCAGAATCTTTTCGATCGTCGCAGCACGGCCTTTGGTCAGGAATGGACAGTCGATGAAAGTCTTGAGGAACTTTATTATGAAGAGAATCATCCCGGGCTGATCGTGGTGGCCGTTGATAATTCGAACCGCAGGGGCTGCGAGTATAATGTCTTCCCGGACGATCCGCATCCTTACTGCGCCGATGGATCTGCGTTGGGCCAAAGCCTGAACGAAGCCATCGTGAAAGAACTGAAGCCCTTTGTGGATCAACGCTTCCGTACACGCCCGGAACGCGAGCAAACTGCGATCATGGGAAGCTCGATGGGTGGACAGATGGCCCTGGCCATGGGTCTCACTTATCCTGAAACTTTTTCCCGCGTTTTCGCTCTGTCTCCAAGCTATCAAAACCAGCTGCACAATCCTCTGCGCATGCCGCAGTGGATTCGTTCCTTGAACCCGGCTCCGCTTTTTTCTGTCTATCAGGACATCGGAGACGCTGAAGTCATTCGCGACATCAAACCCGAGACTCTGATCGCCAACATGAAGGCCGTTTCAGAGGCCTTAAGAAACCAGGGCTTTACTTCAGAGCAGAATGAGGCTTCTGTGATACCGGGAGCCGTGCATAACGAGAAAGCGTGGTCGGCCCGCTTCAAGGACCTTGCACGACGCCTGAATTGA
- a CDS encoding family 1 glycosylhydrolase — MFATGIENSNPTIGDQRIRIDQMEKCGHYKNWKLDFDLVEDLGVTCLRYGPPIHRTWLGDGRYDWEFADIVYADLKRRNIVVITDLCHFGLPSWLGDFQNPEFPQLFARYAKAFAERYPWVQLYTPINEMYICATFSAYNGWWNERGTTDFTFVTALKHIVKANVLAMHALLEVRPDAIFIQSESSEYYHAESPMAIKHAESMNAKRFLSLDLNYGRRVDSEMYEYLFDNGMSKEEYHFFLDNHLKQHCIMGNDYYMTNEHRVRDDGSVVPAGEVFGYDEITEQYYERYLLPVMHTETNLQQGPLGTEAVDWLWKQWANVLQIRNKGTPIVGFTWYSLTDQVDWDTALREENNRVNPLGLYDLNRKVRPVGQAYKKLIEDWRKVLPTQSVCLVVPVIPPQVYSGTWVVQYLQRNVADQPDITSSPANTNY, encoded by the coding sequence ATGTTCGCGACTGGAATAGAAAACAGCAACCCGACGATAGGGGACCAGAGAATCCGCATAGATCAGATGGAAAAGTGCGGACACTATAAGAACTGGAAGCTGGATTTTGACCTGGTGGAGGATCTGGGCGTGACATGCCTGCGTTATGGCCCTCCCATCCATCGAACATGGCTGGGTGATGGGCGTTACGACTGGGAGTTTGCCGACATCGTCTACGCGGATCTGAAACGACGCAATATTGTGGTGATCACTGACCTTTGCCACTTTGGACTACCATCATGGCTAGGTGATTTTCAGAACCCGGAATTTCCTCAGCTTTTTGCTCGTTATGCGAAGGCCTTTGCTGAACGCTATCCCTGGGTGCAGCTCTATACACCCATCAATGAGATGTACATATGCGCCACTTTCTCGGCCTACAATGGCTGGTGGAATGAGCGCGGGACAACGGACTTCACCTTTGTCACCGCATTGAAGCATATCGTGAAGGCCAATGTTCTGGCCATGCATGCACTTCTCGAAGTGCGCCCTGATGCGATTTTCATTCAGAGCGAATCGTCGGAATACTATCACGCGGAAAGTCCGATGGCGATCAAGCATGCCGAAAGCATGAACGCCAAACGCTTTTTGAGTCTGGACCTGAACTATGGGCGGCGGGTGGATTCGGAGATGTACGAGTATCTCTTCGACAATGGCATGAGCAAGGAAGAATATCACTTCTTCCTGGATAATCACCTGAAGCAGCATTGTATCATGGGCAATGACTACTATATGACCAATGAACACCGGGTTCGTGACGATGGATCGGTTGTGCCTGCTGGTGAAGTCTTCGGTTATGACGAGATCACCGAGCAATACTACGAGCGCTATCTGCTTCCCGTCATGCATACGGAAACCAATCTCCAACAGGGTCCTTTGGGAACTGAAGCGGTCGACTGGCTCTGGAAGCAATGGGCGAACGTGCTTCAGATTCGCAACAAGGGAACACCGATCGTGGGCTTCACCTGGTATTCGCTGACCGACCAGGTTGATTGGGATACCGCGCTGCGGGAGGAGAATAATCGGGTGAATCCGCTCGGGCTTTATGATTTGAATCGAAAGGTTCGGCCCGTGGGCCAGGCTTATAAAAAATTGATCGAGGACTGGCGCAAGGTTTTGCCGACACAGAGTGTATGTCTCGTGGTGCCCGTAATTCCGCCCCAGGTTTATAGCGGCACCTGGGTTGTGCAGTATCTGCAGCGCAATGTTGCGGATCAGCCTGATATTACGAGCAGTCCTGCGAACACCAATTATTAG
- a CDS encoding YihY/virulence factor BrkB family protein, translating into MNQNPGSSVTLHWSDWKTILKKVKSEVENDRIGLIAAAVAYYALFSIFPLLIATVSIYGIFADPLDVAKQIQTMAQFVPRDALRVIDHELMSIVQNSSGKLGFSAAVSILITLWTASKGTKVLMEAMNIAYGEKEKRGFFRFNSTALVLTLGAVITTVLAVGSIAVLPPLMDLIGFGGFASTLIRVLRWPVLLLLFMSGLAILYRFGPSRHQLRWRWMTIGGAVTTFMILLASVGFAFYVEKYGAYNKTYGSLAGVVVLLLWFYLVSYAVLLGVEFNAEIEHALARDRPASPDKKRPGLIPSQDHVPG; encoded by the coding sequence ATGAATCAAAATCCTGGATCATCGGTGACCCTACACTGGTCGGATTGGAAGACCATCCTGAAAAAAGTGAAGAGCGAAGTCGAGAACGACCGCATCGGGCTCATTGCAGCTGCCGTTGCGTATTACGCACTTTTTTCGATCTTTCCGCTTCTGATCGCGACCGTATCCATTTACGGGATATTTGCTGATCCCCTTGATGTCGCAAAGCAGATTCAAACCATGGCTCAGTTCGTTCCGCGCGATGCCCTGCGGGTTATTGATCACGAGCTGATGTCCATCGTCCAGAATTCGTCGGGCAAACTCGGCTTCAGTGCAGCGGTGAGTATTCTGATCACCCTCTGGACAGCTTCCAAAGGCACCAAGGTTCTGATGGAAGCCATGAACATTGCGTATGGGGAGAAGGAGAAGCGCGGCTTTTTCCGCTTCAACTCCACAGCGCTGGTCCTGACGCTCGGAGCGGTTATCACCACAGTGCTGGCCGTCGGCTCCATTGCGGTGCTGCCGCCTCTTATGGATCTGATCGGCTTTGGCGGCTTTGCCAGCACGCTGATAAGGGTGCTGCGCTGGCCCGTGCTGCTGCTTCTTTTCATGTCGGGTCTTGCCATACTCTATCGCTTTGGTCCGTCGCGGCATCAGCTGCGCTGGCGTTGGATGACGATAGGGGGAGCTGTCACGACGTTTATGATACTGCTCGCGTCCGTGGGCTTTGCCTTCTATGTGGAAAAGTATGGCGCCTATAATAAGACCTACGGCAGCCTCGCGGGAGTTGTGGTGCTGCTGCTCTGGTTTTATCTGGTGTCCTATGCGGTCCTGCTCGGAGTGGAATTCAACGCCGAGATCGAGCATGCGCTCGCGCGGGATCGTCCCGCGTCCCCGGATAAGAAACGTCCCGGACTGATCCCATCGCAGGATCATGTTCCGGGTTGA
- a CDS encoding flavin monoamine oxidase family protein, whose product MSRTRLMKRLSRLLNVAMFQERRQLRDQDVSEALEWGREAVTRRRFLTQAGLAGLGVPAAMACQTPGSALQSPAPTRDVVIVGGGTAGLTAAYYLAKEGVGSVIYEGSGRVGGRMFTAQKFNDAGMFCELGGEFVDTEHEDIIKLCQELGLAVDDLMSDEKFPMQEIFFSQNKVRTEKQVIAAFKPLAQKLLKDSKALMVDGEVEVPTYHSDLALSPLVKALDRMTLVEYLTEARIDGWLLDLISNAYVGEYGLDADQQSALNLIILIEPDTKEGFKIFGASDEAKRIRGGSEALPKALLKAIQSAVPVEYDHKLMAVRDQGTHFTLHFDHSGKTVEVHAKRLILAMPAPLLQELDMKTLELSPVKRQAIRDWGFGTNSKLMLGFQKRSWEKPDGLRGFSVLPDRLAQEFWDTSRGQEGSRGIVTCFLGGKDGLVIAPTQQVQSLDFLDRLFPGTKAAFDGHRMLMHWPSQDLARGSYTCSKPGQYTTIYGAFAETELNGRLIFAGEHCSADWSGYMQGAVQSGKQAVDLLLGRKPAAE is encoded by the coding sequence ATGTCGCGCACCCGGCTTATGAAGCGTCTCTCACGTCTGCTTAACGTTGCCATGTTTCAAGAGAGGCGTCAGCTGCGGGATCAGGATGTCAGTGAAGCTCTGGAATGGGGCCGGGAAGCGGTTACACGCCGCCGCTTCCTCACGCAGGCCGGTCTTGCCGGTCTAGGCGTTCCGGCTGCCATGGCCTGCCAGACTCCGGGTTCCGCGCTGCAATCCCCAGCTCCGACCCGTGATGTCGTGATTGTGGGAGGAGGCACGGCGGGACTCACAGCAGCCTACTATCTGGCCAAAGAGGGTGTCGGCAGCGTAATTTATGAAGGATCGGGACGGGTCGGTGGCCGCATGTTCACAGCGCAGAAGTTCAACGACGCCGGCATGTTCTGCGAACTGGGTGGCGAATTCGTGGACACGGAGCACGAGGACATTATCAAACTCTGTCAGGAATTGGGTTTGGCAGTTGATGACCTCATGAGCGATGAAAAATTTCCAATGCAGGAAATCTTTTTCAGCCAGAATAAAGTCCGCACGGAAAAGCAGGTGATCGCCGCCTTCAAACCGCTTGCGCAAAAACTGCTGAAAGATAGCAAGGCCCTTATGGTGGATGGTGAAGTGGAAGTTCCCACCTATCATTCGGATCTGGCCCTTTCGCCTTTGGTGAAGGCCCTGGATCGCATGACCCTGGTCGAATATCTGACCGAGGCTCGCATCGACGGCTGGCTTTTGGATCTCATCAGCAACGCCTATGTCGGGGAATATGGACTTGATGCCGATCAGCAGTCGGCTTTGAATCTGATTATTCTGATCGAGCCCGACACCAAAGAAGGATTTAAAATCTTTGGCGCCAGTGATGAAGCGAAGCGCATCCGGGGTGGCAGTGAAGCTCTGCCGAAGGCTCTGCTCAAAGCCATTCAATCCGCAGTGCCCGTTGAATACGATCACAAACTCATGGCGGTTCGCGATCAGGGCACGCACTTCACACTGCACTTTGATCATTCCGGAAAAACGGTCGAGGTGCATGCCAAACGTTTGATTTTGGCCATGCCCGCTCCCCTGCTGCAGGAACTTGATATGAAAACTTTGGAATTGAGCCCTGTCAAGCGTCAGGCCATTCGTGACTGGGGCTTCGGCACGAACAGCAAGCTCATGCTCGGCTTTCAAAAACGCAGCTGGGAAAAGCCCGATGGTCTGCGCGGTTTCTCCGTGCTGCCCGATCGTCTGGCTCAGGAATTCTGGGACACGAGTCGCGGCCAGGAAGGAAGCCGCGGGATTGTCACCTGCTTTCTTGGGGGAAAGGATGGTCTTGTGATCGCGCCCACCCAACAGGTTCAGTCGCTCGATTTCCTGGATCGCCTTTTTCCCGGTACCAAGGCCGCATTTGATGGCCATCGCATGCTGATGCACTGGCCCAGCCAGGATCTGGCGCGTGGCTCCTACACCTGCAGCAAGCCCGGGCAGTACACCACGATCTATGGAGCGTTCGCGGAAACAGAATTGAACGGGCGCCTTATTTTCGCCGGTGAACACTGCAGTGCGGATTGGTCGGGTTATATGCAGGGCGCGGTGCAGAGCGGGAAGCAGGCCGTGGACCTTCTGCTGGGTCGCAAGCCTGCTGCTGAGTGA
- a CDS encoding CBS domain-containing protein, translating to MLLRDIMTANLEVISPFTPLQEAAEKMRVFDTGSLPICDGKKVLGMLTDRDIVVRAVAKGMHPEQTMVSDVMTEDVIYLFEDQDVSEAVKLMEDRQIRRLLVLNRDQELVGIVSLGDLSQYTNVQVAGHVLEQVSEPGSRVML from the coding sequence ATGCTTCTCAGAGACATCATGACTGCGAATCTTGAAGTGATATCGCCTTTCACACCCCTGCAGGAAGCTGCGGAAAAAATGCGAGTTTTTGACACTGGATCCTTGCCGATCTGTGATGGAAAAAAAGTCCTTGGCATGCTCACCGATCGCGATATCGTGGTTCGCGCCGTGGCCAAAGGCATGCATCCCGAGCAGACCATGGTCAGCGATGTGATGACGGAAGATGTTATCTATCTTTTCGAGGATCAGGATGTATCGGAAGCCGTGAAGCTTATGGAGGATCGGCAGATCCGCCGTCTGCTCGTTTTGAATCGCGATCAGGAACTCGTGGGCATCGTGTCCCTCGGGGATCTTTCGCAGTATACCAACGTGCAGGTCGCAGGTCATGTCCTCGAACAGGTTTCCGAGCCTGGCTCCCGCGTGATGCTCTGA
- a CDS encoding EcsC family protein: MANVLTAQQRHFIEEAAQFLEKPSALVKATDRLGKPLDKLQDYLPEPLQQLVKQALNHALKSALQAAIKTLPNQPPQTLSWDAAHELTRRIAWRHTAAVTTTGAIGGALGTGAMLIELPLTTSLILRSISSMAQEWGHDLRQPDIQLQCLYVFTLGSPRTSADDEMDAAYISARLAYHGLIRELASFISTHSLKEVLLTLEKGTLPALVKFASLFVPALERTLLRGALSKGIPVLSAVGSAALNAGFCQYFTRAARYHFGLMHLEAIHGAEAVHDHYAWACRSRMILPEIRMIS; this comes from the coding sequence ATGGCAAACGTTTTAACAGCTCAGCAGCGGCACTTCATCGAGGAAGCGGCTCAGTTCCTTGAAAAGCCATCGGCTCTGGTCAAGGCCACGGATCGGCTCGGCAAGCCCCTGGACAAGCTTCAGGATTATCTGCCTGAGCCTTTGCAGCAGCTGGTGAAACAGGCGCTGAATCACGCCCTGAAATCCGCGCTGCAGGCGGCGATCAAAACTCTTCCCAACCAGCCGCCCCAGACGCTGTCCTGGGACGCTGCGCATGAACTCACGCGCCGCATCGCCTGGCGGCATACTGCGGCTGTCACCACAACAGGAGCCATCGGCGGCGCACTGGGAACAGGGGCCATGCTCATCGAGCTGCCCCTGACGACCAGCCTTATTCTTCGCAGCATCTCCAGCATGGCCCAGGAATGGGGCCATGATCTGAGGCAGCCCGATATTCAGCTGCAGTGCCTCTATGTGTTCACTCTGGGTTCGCCCCGAACCAGCGCCGATGATGAGATGGATGCCGCCTATATCAGCGCGCGCCTCGCCTATCATGGTCTGATTCGCGAGCTGGCGAGTTTTATCAGCACGCATTCTCTGAAAGAAGTTCTTCTGACTTTGGAAAAAGGCACGCTGCCCGCGCTCGTGAAATTCGCGAGTCTCTTCGTCCCTGCCTTGGAACGCACGCTTCTGCGCGGGGCCTTATCCAAAGGCATTCCCGTGCTGAGCGCGGTCGGTTCCGCAGCTTTGAACGCGGGATTCTGTCAGTATTTTACGCGTGCCGCTCGCTATCATTTTGGCCTGATGCATCTGGAAGCCATCCATGGTGCCGAGGCGGTGCATGATCATTATGCTTGGGCCTGCCGTAGCCGGATGATCTTGCCAGAAATTCGTATGATTTCCTGA
- a CDS encoding SGNH/GDSL hydrolase family protein yields MLKLVGALSILSLGFALACKTIEQNPSETNAARDLRYDSTVLKAALQNQQEKFSRIVIFGDSLSDEYWLYRTTLGIVPNRTYYKGRFSNGPLWSEYLGEGLQSPRLNLATGAATTVNDNSLLRQQIPILGKVTFPKSIDSSVDDHIRSRDFKTDGVLFIVWGGPNDFFGGTINPEQIAANMKTSAEKLLKAGAKLLFVPGMFDLSRLPKNVPGVTRPDDATLSKASVEFNDRLQKNLSELRLAYPSAQIVSSQPDSLVERIMQNRSFLDLDNTEDACYIGGFQIGSGGDAKVKCADPDRYAFWDRVHPSTRVHCAIAVDFIGSLQSAGLIDGSMDSNQLLSTCREVRGQR; encoded by the coding sequence ATGTTGAAACTCGTCGGCGCTCTTTCGATTTTATCCCTGGGCTTTGCCCTCGCCTGCAAAACCATCGAACAAAATCCTTCGGAAACCAACGCTGCCCGCGATCTGCGCTATGACAGCACTGTTCTGAAAGCGGCCCTGCAAAATCAGCAGGAAAAATTTTCAAGAATCGTGATTTTCGGGGACAGTCTAAGCGACGAATACTGGCTTTACCGGACCACGCTCGGTATCGTTCCGAATCGAACCTATTATAAAGGTCGTTTCAGCAATGGTCCCTTATGGTCCGAATACCTGGGCGAAGGCCTTCAGAGCCCACGGCTTAACCTTGCGACCGGCGCGGCCACGACAGTGAACGATAACAGTCTTCTGCGGCAGCAGATTCCGATCCTGGGCAAGGTCACCTTCCCAAAATCCATAGATAGCAGCGTCGATGACCATATCCGCTCACGTGATTTCAAAACGGATGGCGTTCTTTTCATCGTTTGGGGCGGCCCCAATGATTTCTTCGGCGGCACCATCAACCCCGAACAGATAGCGGCCAACATGAAGACGAGCGCGGAAAAACTTTTGAAGGCGGGCGCCAAACTCCTTTTTGTTCCCGGCATGTTTGATCTGAGCCGCCTGCCGAAGAATGTGCCGGGCGTCACCCGGCCCGACGATGCGACTCTGTCCAAGGCCTCGGTGGAATTTAATGATCGTCTGCAAAAAAATCTGAGCGAGCTGCGACTGGCCTATCCTTCTGCGCAAATCGTCAGCTCCCAACCCGATAGCCTTGTGGAAAGGATCATGCAGAACAGGAGTTTTCTTGACCTTGATAACACCGAGGACGCCTGCTACATCGGTGGCTTTCAGATCGGATCGGGTGGTGACGCCAAAGTAAAATGCGCTGACCCCGACCGCTATGCGTTCTGGGATCGCGTCCATCCCTCGACGCGGGTTCACTGTGCGATCGCCGTGGATTTCATCGGGTCTTTGCAGTCGGCTGGGCTCATCGACGGCAGCATGGACAGCAACCAGCTGCTGAGCACCTGCCGTGAGGTTCGCGGCCAGCGTTGA
- a CDS encoding alkaline phosphatase: MKRSVWLLLLGFTTQSWAQSPVKNLIIVVGDGMGYEQIKATGMYFNGREGSLNFESFPHKGDMSTASASDKVTDSAAAATAMATGVKTINGYVGRDARARDVPNITEIAKLSGKSTGLLTSVAVSHATPAGFGAHEDFREKKNGIVDSLLSDTRPNLLWGAATEINPEWCQYKGYSVLNNLSDLENLSGNLDNRRIAGLFASSELAWEFEPQGQAPRLHEMTRKALQMLSTDADGFFLMVEGGKIDWASHHADLYKTVYEVQGLAQSVAEILKWMEGRNDTLLIVTADHETGGLKVGANRGARNLPDHQWTMPKSGDGTLTHSGVNVPVYATGQGAEAFARSLDNTEIFQLSVKALGLEPIHKVLSQNL; this comes from the coding sequence ATGAAACGCAGCGTCTGGCTTTTGCTCCTTGGCTTCACCACGCAGTCCTGGGCCCAAAGCCCTGTGAAAAACCTGATCATCGTCGTCGGTGATGGGATGGGCTATGAACAGATCAAAGCCACGGGCATGTATTTCAACGGCCGGGAAGGCTCGCTGAACTTTGAATCGTTTCCACACAAAGGGGATATGAGCACGGCCTCCGCTTCGGACAAGGTCACCGATTCAGCTGCTGCCGCAACGGCCATGGCAACCGGCGTGAAGACGATCAATGGTTACGTGGGACGTGACGCCCGTGCCCGTGATGTGCCCAATATCACCGAGATCGCCAAGCTCTCCGGGAAAAGCACGGGGCTTCTGACCAGCGTGGCCGTGTCCCATGCAACGCCGGCCGGATTCGGTGCACATGAGGATTTCCGTGAAAAGAAAAACGGAATCGTCGATAGCCTTCTGAGTGACACCCGCCCCAATCTTCTGTGGGGCGCGGCCACGGAAATCAACCCCGAATGGTGCCAATACAAGGGCTATTCCGTTCTGAATAATCTCAGCGATCTGGAGAATCTTTCCGGCAATCTCGACAATCGGCGCATTGCCGGACTTTTCGCCAGCAGTGAACTCGCCTGGGAATTCGAGCCTCAGGGTCAGGCCCCGCGCCTTCATGAAATGACCCGCAAGGCCCTGCAGATGCTGAGCACGGATGCTGATGGATTTTTTCTGATGGTGGAAGGCGGCAAGATAGATTGGGCTTCGCATCATGCGGATCTTTATAAGACCGTTTATGAAGTCCAGGGTCTGGCTCAGAGCGTGGCGGAGATTCTGAAGTGGATGGAAGGACGAAACGATACGCTTCTGATCGTCACGGCGGATCATGAGACCGGCGGTTTGAAAGTAGGCGCCAATCGTGGGGCCAGAAATCTGCCGGATCATCAGTGGACGATGCCGAAGTCCGGGGACGGAACGCTGACCCATAGTGGAGTCAACGTTCCTGTGTATGCGACCGGGCAGGGCGCCGAGGCCTTTGCCCGCAGTCTGGATAACACCGAAATTTTTCAGCTCAGCGTCAAGGCCTTGGGCTTGGAGCCCATCCACAAGGTCCTGAGCCAGAATCTTTGA
- a CDS encoding TIGR02147 family protein, translating into MKKMENSAFTKNHLTRRVGLSSRAYLTDVFKGRKKLSARYVRPLVATLDLEAFEASYLEKKLLLETEYAKSPGIREELQNELVILERNFRSMTLTVDDSFDVYALSLVYLSLFLFPGKKASQRELMKVLDMLPAATLERSIHFLLAKNLIVDQDHRLAVNPEKDFSFLSAQYSAAQEADYLKKSFTEGINRLPLLQEKRDDVIFHSSILTVKRSVYREFIKKIKQDFRTYHAELDHEHPDTLVRFNVQIYPL; encoded by the coding sequence ATGAAAAAAATGGAAAACAGCGCCTTCACCAAAAACCACCTCACGAGGCGGGTGGGACTCAGCTCGCGCGCTTATCTTACCGATGTTTTCAAAGGTCGGAAAAAACTCAGCGCCCGCTATGTGCGGCCTTTGGTGGCCACGCTGGATCTGGAGGCCTTCGAAGCCTCGTATCTGGAAAAAAAGCTGCTTCTGGAAACCGAATACGCTAAGTCACCCGGCATCCGCGAGGAACTTCAGAACGAACTCGTTATCCTGGAACGCAATTTCCGCTCCATGACTCTGACGGTGGACGACAGCTTCGATGTCTATGCGCTGTCCCTCGTCTATCTGAGCCTCTTCCTTTTCCCCGGGAAAAAAGCCAGTCAGCGCGAACTCATGAAGGTGCTCGACATGCTGCCGGCTGCGACTCTGGAGCGTTCCATCCATTTCCTTTTGGCAAAGAATCTGATCGTCGACCAGGACCATCGACTGGCGGTGAATCCGGAAAAGGATTTTTCCTTTCTGAGCGCCCAGTACAGCGCGGCTCAGGAGGCTGATTATCTGAAGAAGAGCTTCACCGAAGGCATCAACCGTTTGCCGCTGCTGCAGGAAAAGCGGGACGATGTGATCTTTCACAGCTCGATCCTGACGGTCAAACGCAGCGTTTATCGTGAATTCATCAAAAAAATAAAGCAGGATTTCCGAACCTATCATGCGGAGCTCGATCATGAGCATCCGGATACCCTGGTTCGTTTCAATGTACAAATTTATCCACTATGA